The genomic window CGCGGTCGCCCTTGATCATGTACGACCGCATCTGGCGGTATACCTTACACTGTGGGGCGTGCGTGCTGGTGAAGAGGCTGAGATCCTTTTCGAGGTCGAACGCAATCGGCTCGGGGTCCTCCATGTCGGGGTCTTGGGCCCGCGAGAGACCGTAGTCTAGAATCGTGATATCGAGGCCGGAATAGCCAAAGTGTATAGGTGACGCTGGGTCTTCTTTCGTTTTAGGAGGCCGCACTTGACGCACACAGAGGTTTCCCTCGTGGAGATCCCGGTGCTCGAAGCCGACCTGATACTCGGCCCTCGCCAGTGCAATGGCCACCAGCAACAGAACATCCCATACTTGACTGATCGAGTCCAATTTGAAGTCCTCCAGAGAAACACCAGCATCTCCAAGCTCGAGgaccaggaacttggtttcggGGAGGTATCGACTTGGTGAAGGGTAGAATTGCAGCCGGTCTGGGTCCTTCCTTTTCATTCGGCGATGGAAGACTTGGTGCGTCTCCAATAGCTCCTTGGTTGCCTTGCCCTTGACCAGAAAGCGTTCTTTGTAGACCACAAAGCCGGGTATGTCGGCAAGCCACTCCGAGATGCGCACCTCGCCGCCCAGGTCATCCTCGCCATGCGGCTCCTCGTCCACCAGACCCGACTTTTCCTGGGCTTTGGTCTGCGGCTTGATGGGGGATTCGAGACGGACGACCTTGATGATGCTGGTTCCGCGCTCGTTGCTGATGCGGTAGACCTCCGCATAAGATGCCTCGGCAATCTTTTCGATGCGGTCACCAGGCGGACAGACATCGCCCCAGCACAGGATTGGCTGATCAGACGGTGCTGGACTATGAGGCTCGACTGGCCTCACCTTCTCTGGCTTGACTTTGCATGGCGTACTGGGAGGCTCTGGTGAGGGTTTCCGTTTTGTTTTCCTTGGTTGTTGTTTAGtttcggtggtggtggtgattgttgttgttgttgttgttattgTTACACACGGCTTCTTGATTTGGATCTCCTTGATTCTCTCCGTCAAGGTCACCAGGTTCTCCTCACCATCATCTGGCAATACGGAGTTGAGCTCCTTTTGTTTTGGCTTCGCATCGggtttttggttttctttATCTTCATATGAATAACTGGTTGATGACGGTGCTTGTTGGGCCGTGTCAGGCGATATGAGCACTGCTTTCGTCCTCCGCGCCCGTCCATATGTCCTTACCGCCGTCGTCCTGGCCATCTTATATTTTTGAGATATTTTGATATATACGACTTCCAAGCTTTACTAGAGGTGGTCTGCAACAGTTCTGTATGTTCAGAGTAACCAAATTGGCACGAACACGCAACCGCGTCGGTGAGGTAGGCGCCAACGAAGGGTCGAAGCGTCGTCACGTGAATTGGATTGGttgtcaggggcaacccctATTGTAAGTAACACGTCTTGCTGGTATCACCAGCCATCACTCAGTCTACGTAGGCGGGCTTTTAAATACAAGATGGGATTCTTTGCTTCTTGCACAAAGATTCCAAAGAGTAGCAGTGCCCACGGTCACCCAGAGCAGCTAGCCAGGCCTAGGTTGTTTCTGATCAGGCCAATCCCAATTTCGGAGACATCACACTACTCCTTGCAATACAAACAACACTCatttggcaaaaaaaaaaaacgacattGAAATACCGATATGAATAAAACTTGAAAAATCATCCAGGCTAAACCGTGCTCAAGCTGACTCGTAATAACCGCTATACTCTCTAAGAACGCCCGCCAATGCTCCAATGAATAACAGCCTTAAATGGCGGTCATAACTTCCAAATACAACCCTTTGTTTGTTggttctcggcctcggccactCAACCACAAAGTTGGACCCCAAACGCCACCCTGCCTTGTGCGGCCCTTGCACATACCGCGCAGATGCTCCCTTCTGtttcttattttttcttctttccccATCCTCTCCCTAACATTCGCTGGATATACAAGTTGAACATTATAGactgaaagaaaaagaaggcttGTCGTGTCATACGGGTAAGACACAGCTATGTCTCCCAAACCAAGCCAAAAAATGACGCCTGGGAGAACTCAAAACATAAAATATAAAagtaaaaagaaagaaagcagAGATATCCGTAGATCTCAGGTATCAATCCATTATGCACACCGTATATACGCTACATGTAACGCCGAAACTATACCAACCAAAGCCAAATCAATCATCCTCTCAAGGCTCCGGCGGTCGATCTCTGGTAGTCGATCGACTTGTGTTGGCTCGAGACGCAGCCCGCACCACCGCCGGAGGTGGGATGTGTGAATCTGATAGATCATCATTCGATGATAATGGCTCTGGCCCCATACTGTTTTGCCTTTGACCGGAGCTTGGCAATGTCGGCGATCCAAGAATCGGCCTTTCGTCATCTTGAGGCCGGGGCCGTCCCGAACCCTGTCGAGATTCGTCCTCCTCGAGGAGCTGGGCTAGCGCCGCTCCTCGCCTCGCCGGGGCAGGAATCACTGTAACGGGGAGGCTGTCCGTGTCTGGTGTTGGCCGAATCCTCTCCCGAATCCTCTCTGCTTGAGTGACCGCAAAATCTTCCATACGATTTCGCAAGTCCCACCTATCAGACTTTCCTTCTCGTGATACCTGCAACTTTGATCTAGATTTGCTGGTGGTCGATTGGCTATCAGATGAGTCCTCGGCCGAGCGTGCGGTCCCACCACGGAACGGCAACGTTTGAGCCAAAGTCCGCCATCCTTTGGCTGCTGTACTTTCTGAGCCACGGCTGCTTTCTCCGCCTTGCTGAGATGATGCTGATGGATCGTCCGAGTCAGGCCCAACCCGGGTACCTGTCCTCGAAGTGGTAGCCAGGCTTTGCCTTCGTTCCCGTCTAGTCTCTTCTCTGCTAAGCCTCACGAGGTTTGGCGGGCCTGGCGATTGCTGATCtcgtggtggtgatggtgaGGCGGACTGAGACCCCGAAGGTTGATCATGAGATCTGACGTCTTCAACGGCTGTAGGTGTGCCAGAGACGTCTACCACCGCAGACTGACGCTCTGTGGAGAGTTgcggcggtggcgtcggCCGTGTGGTCGTTCTCGAGTGCACATCGGTTAGTGGATGGTATCTGATTGCGTATACCGTGCTATCGGCGCTGGCGGTATCGGTCCTGCTAACAGGTGTGGCCGCAGGTGGTGGCCTTGCTGGCCACAAAGGAGGCTGGAGAAATCTTGCAGCTGCTGGCCTGACATTCTTAGATGTTTGGCGAGTGTTGTCTTTCTCCGTCTCGGATACGTCGGCCCCATTGTTTGGCCGTGACCTGTATCGACTGGCGATTGATGTCCACAGTTGCGTGTGGTTCCTCCCACGCCCAGAGTCGGCTGCAAGACTATCGTGGGACCCGTTGGCCCTTCTGGCCCGTCGACGGCCAGTGCCGTCACCGACAGCAATACGGCGGCCGCCCTCtccatcatcgtcgtcgtcatccccGTCGCCGTGAGGGCCTTTCGTAGCGCGACTTCTTTGAGGCCATGTCGCATCCGAATCCGTCTCCAACATCTCATCGCCGTCAAAGACTTCTCTACCCAGGATGCCGTTTCGcttttcttccctttccaACGCCTCGATGCGCTCAACCCACTCCCAAACAATAAcactcgccgccgccgctcctaCCCACCGCACATAGTCACCCCAGCCAGTAAATTCTGGCTTTGAGATATCCAAGATGAAGAAAACAACAGGGACGAGGATGCTGAGAAGTGAAAGCCCCGCAACGAAGCATATGTTCTTCATCTGGGGATGATAGTACGCATACTTCTTTTTCATCAAAGAATAATAAATCACCCACGCGGCATACAAAACGCCTAGAGCGAGCTGAAACAGATAGCTAAGCGCAGGAATTGCGTCTGTGAAGCTGCCAGGCCTCGAGTTCCCCGGGCCAGGAAACTGAAAGCTGTTGAGAGAATCGAATATCAGGTCAAAAGTGATGAGTGCAAATGCCGTCCACTTGATGATGACCTTTTCCCTTTGTCGGGGAAATAAGCGAATCAAGGTCTGGGCCTGGGCGAGCCACAAGAATGTGTCCGAAATTATACGGATGATCTTGAGTTCGGTACCGTTGAGAACCTtgtcctggagctcgcgGGCATTTTGCAGGCCAAAGGCGTACTGCTGCTCCGCTACTTTGAAAGTGTCGGCGGTCGCAATGGTGAGGGATATCGCAACCGTAAGGGCCGCAACTTTTTGCAGCCAAGGGCGGCCACCGATGATTCCGTGCCCAGAACCACCGCTCGTGAAGCCTCGACGGCCAAGCACAACAATCCCACCGTCCAAGAAAGATCGAGGGGTAATGACCAACATTATGACCAGTGTGTATGCGATGACGGTAGTAGCGGCAAGCGCGTAACATTGCGGGAAAGTTGATGCGTAGAACGGATCGCTCAGGTCAGAAAACTGTGGACCGACGTGAGCCGCGTCATCAACACCCGCCCCAGTGGTGCCACCGGGACCAGCGATGATGGCGGGCGTGGTATTGGGCGCACATGCAGGTTTAAAGGCAGCCGGGGCTGTCAGAGTGATGACCTCGCCATTTGGCATGACCAGGGCGCCATTAGCAGGTAAGTTGACGGCCTGACAGAGGCGTGCCCGTGAGGTCCGCCCTTCGTCGTCGCTGCCAGGCGCTGCTGGTATCAGCTGCCGGGCCTCGAGGGGATCCATGACTGGTAGCAGAGGTGGCTAAGGCGGCCAGCCGCTTTTGCTAACTCTACTTGCAACAATGATCACAAGCCGTCGGTTGTCGCCGGGTATGCATCCGTGATTCTAGGCCGCGATCCTCATGGACGCGGAGGCACCGGGGCGAGGTTGGGAACTCTATGGGCACTCGCGTGTCGCACGCTGTCGTGCAAATTCCGAATGAACTAGACCAAGATTTTCAGACACGCCTTTCGTCTGGTAAGTTTTGTTAGATTTCTGTTTCTGTTTTCGCAGGTGTCGTCGTTATGTATCGCGGTGGTCGGGTTTTGAGGCGAATTGAATTTGGACCTTGCGTGTATTCGTCGGGTATGCGGATGATCAATCAATTGTGGACCAAGTTCTTCGTGTTACATGTGCAGTTTTGATATGCAACCGATCGCGTCTTGTCGAAATACTTTGACTGTTTCCAAGTCTTCGAGTTCTTCGGATAATCGCTATCGTATTTCGGTAAC from Pyricularia oryzae 70-15 chromosome 4, whole genome shotgun sequence includes these protein-coding regions:
- a CDS encoding pH-response regulator protein palH/RIM21, with amino-acid sequence MDPLEARQLIPAAPGSDDEGRTSRARLCQAVNLPANGALVMPNGEVITLTAPAAFKPACAPNTTPAIIAGPGGTTGAGVDDAAHVGPQFSDLSDPFYASTFPQCYALAATTVIAYTLVIMLVITPRSFLDGGIVVLGRRGFTSGGSGHGIIGGRPWLQKVAALTVAISLTIATADTFKVAEQQYAFGLQNARELQDKVLNGTELKIIRIISDTFLWLAQAQTLIRLFPRQREKVIIKWTAFALITFDLIFDSLNSFQFPGPGNSRPGSFTDAIPALSYLFQLALGVLYAAWVIYYSLMKKKYAYYHPQMKNICFVAGLSLLSILVPVVFFILDISKPEFTGWGDYVRWVGAAAASVIVWEWVERIEALEREEKRNGILGREVFDGDEMLETDSDATWPQRSRATKGPHGDGDDDDDDGEGGRRIAVGDGTGRRRARRANGSHDSLAADSGRGRNHTQLWTSIASRYRSRPNNGADVSETEKDNTRQTSKNVRPAAARFLQPPLWPARPPPAATPVSRTDTASADSTVYAIRYHPLTDVHSRTTTRPTPPPQLSTERQSAVVDVSGTPTAVEDVRSHDQPSGSQSASPSPPRDQQSPGPPNLVRLSREETRRERRQSLATTSRTGTRVGPDSDDPSASSQQGGESSRGSESTAAKGWRTLAQTLPFRGGTARSAEDSSDSQSTTSKSRSKLQVSREGKSDRWDLRNRMEDFAVTQAERIRERIRPTPDTDSLPVTVIPAPARRGAALAQLLEEDESRQGSGRPRPQDDERPILGSPTLPSSGQRQNSMGPEPLSSNDDLSDSHIPPPAVVRAASRANTSRSTTRDRPPEP
- a CDS encoding haspin protein kinase → MARTTAVRTYGRARRTKAVLISPDTAQQAPSSTSYSYEDKENQKPDAKPKQKELNSVLPDDGEENLVTLTERIKEIQIKKPCVTITTTTTTITTTTETKQQPRKTKRKPSPEPPSTPCKVKPEKVRPVEPHSPAPSDQPILCWGDVCPPGDRIEKIAEASYAEVYRISNERGTSIIKVVRLESPIKPQTKAQEKSGLVDEEPHGEDDLGGEVRISEWLADIPGFVVYKERFLVKGKATKELLETHQVFHRRMKRKDPDRLQFYPSPSRYLPETKFLVLELGDAGVSLEDFKLDSISQVWDVLLLVAIALARAEYQVGFEHRDLHEGNLCVRQVRPPKTKEDPASPIHFGYSGLDITILDYGLSRAQDPDMEDPEPIAFDLEKDLSLFTSTHAPQCKVYRQMRSYMIKGDRAYLPPRFHNNPYDGGRISWSEHHPFTNVLWLAYVYEYMAKHFCGDKRDLVAFKKTTRELWDHLNPDAPPDVQSFSSAADVVRFVVEAGWVTEAQVTNGHGGGGDDEDDYHEASIIEVQVSDRDDSRLRRSPRQRQDPSP